A part of Heliangelus exortis chromosome 3, bHelExo1.hap1, whole genome shotgun sequence genomic DNA contains:
- the XPO5 gene encoding exportin-5 isoform X2, whose product MSAEQVSSLCEQLVKAVTVIMDPASTQRYRLEALKFCEEFKEKCPICVPCGLKLAEKTQTAIVRHFGLQILEHVVKFRWNNMPRLEKVYLKNNVMGLISSGTQSILEEESHIKDVLSRIVVEMIKREWPQHWPDMLKELDTLSKQGETQTELVMFILLRLAEDVVTFQTLPTQRRRDIQQTLTQNMEKIFSFLLTALQQNVNKYRRMVGAPQEQEALTTPQTDVGQEPKAQANCRVGMAALNTLAGYIDWVALSHITADNCKLLEMLCLLLNEPELQVGAAECLLIAVSRKGKLEDRKPLMVLFGDVAMHYILSAAQTADGGGLVEKHYVFLKRLCQVLCALGSQLCALVGSDSDVEMPPNFGKYLDSFLAFTTHPSQFLRSSTQITWGALFRHEVLSRDPLLLAMIPKYLRASMTNLVKVGFPSKSDSPSCEYSRFDFDSDEDFNAFFNSFRAQQGEVMRMACRLDPRTGFQMAGEWLKYQLTAPVDTGPMNSKTGEGLCSVFSPSFVQWDAMTFFSESVISQMFRTLDKDEIPVNDGIDLLQLVLSFETKDPLILSCVLTNVSALFPFVTYRPEYLPQVLAKLFASVTFEVIEESKFVMSVQAPRTRAVKNVRRHACSSIIKMCRDYPQLVLPNFEMLYNHVKQLLSNELLLTQMEKCALMEALVLISNQFKDYERQKAFLEELLAPVAGLWLSPEMQRVLSDPEAFISYVGADNKIADPVLEDPSGLNRSRISFCVYTILGVVKRARWPAATEEAKAGGFLLGYMPSGTPIYRNPCTEQILKLLDNLLALIRTHNNLYTPEMVARLGETFAKALDMLEVEKNAILGLPQPLLELYDSPVYKTVLERMQGFFCTLYDNCFHILGNAGPSMQQDFYTVEGLATQLLSSAFINLNNIPDYRLRPMLRVFVKPLVLSCPSEYYETLVCPMLGPLFTYLHVRLSQKWQVINQRSMLCEDDTADDNPESQEMLEEQLVRLLTREVMDLITVCCVSKKGGEHNTTAAVDGDDDEAMATEVTPPASAELTELGKCLMKQEDVCTALLITAYTSLCWKDTLSCQRTTTQLCWPLLKQVLPGNLLPDAVSWFFTSVLKGLQIHGQHDGCMAALVHLAFQIYEALRPRYAELKAVMEQVPDIQRDSLEQFDSKLLNPTLQKVADKRRKDHFKRLIAGCIGKSLGEQFRKEVHIRNLPSLFKKVKPLLETDVIENEEGEVLTAFFEP is encoded by the exons ATGTCCGCCGAGCAGGTGAGCAGCCTCTGCGAGCAGCTGGTGAAGGCGGTGACGGTGATCATGGACCCGGCCTCCACGCAGCGCTACCGCCTGGAGGCACTCAAG TTCTGCGAGGAGTTCAAGGAGAAGTGTCCCATATGCGTGCCCTGCGGGCTGAAGCTGGCGGAGAAGACACAGACGGCCATCGTCCGGCACTTCGGCCTTCAGATCTTGGAGCATGTGGTCAA GTTCCGCTGGAACAATATGCCTCGACTAGAAAAAGTGTATCTAAAGAACAATGTCATGGGCCTCATATCCAGT GGAACTCAGAGTATTCTGGAGGAGGAGAGTCACATTAAGGATGTTCTGTCCCGCATTGTGGTGGAGATGATCAAGCGGGAATGGCCTCAGCACTGGCCTGACATGCTGAAGGAACTGGATACCCTCTCCAAGCAAGGG GAGACTCAAACAGAACTGGTGATGTTCATCCTCCTACGTTTGGCAGAGGATGTGGTGACCTTTCAAACTCTACCTACTCAGCGGCGACGAGATATCCAGCAAACCCTCACCCAGAACATGGAGAAAATCTTCAGCTTTCTACTAACTGCTCTGCAACAGAATGTCAACAAGTACAGACGCATG GTTGGAGCACCCCAGGAGCAAGAAGCCCTCACCACTCCACAG actgatgTGGGTCAGGAGCCAAAG GCCCAGGCAAACTGCCGCGTGGGGATGGCAGCACTCAACACCTTAGCTGGCTACATTGACTGGGTGGCCCTGAGCCACATCACAGCAGACAACTGCAAGCTCTTGGAGATGTTGTGTCTGCTCCTAAATGAGCCTGAGCTGCAAGTAGGAGCAGCAGAGTGTCTCCTGATTGCTGTCAGCAGGAAA GGTAAGCTGGAGGATCGGAAGCCTCTGATGGTCTTGTTTGGAGACGTTGCCATGCACTACATTCTCTCTGCTGCCCA GACAGCAGATGGAGGAGGCCTGGTGGAGAAGCACTATGTTTTCTTGAAGAGACTTTGCCAAGTTTTGTGTGCATTGGGCAGCCAGCTATGTGCATTGGTA GGCTCAGATTCAGATGTGGAAATGCCACCGAACTTTGGAAAGTACCTTGACTCATTTTTGGCATTCACAACCCATCCTAGCCAG TTTCTGCGCTCTTCTACCCAGATCACATGGGGAGCCCTCTTTCGCCATGAAGTTCTGTCTCGTGACCCCCTGCTGCTGGCTATGATCCCCAAGTATCTCCGTGCATCAATGACCAACCTAGTGAAG GTGGGCTTTCCCTCTAAATCAGACAGCCCGAGTTGTGAATATTCCCGCTTTGATTTTGATAGTGATGAAGACTTCAATGCCTTCTTCAACT CTTTCCGAGCCCAGCAAGGAGAGGTGATGAGGATGGCTTGTCGGCTCGACCCTCGGACAGGCTTCCAAATGGCTGGTGAATGGCTGAAGTATCAACTCACAGCTCCTGTTGATACTGGACCCATGAACT CTAAGACAGGTGAAGGTCTCTGCTCCGTCTTCTCTCCATCCTTTGTGCAGTGGGATGCCATGACCTTCTTCTCAGAGAGCGTCATCAGCCAGATGTTTCGAACCCTGGATAAAGAC GAGATCCCAGTGAATGATGGCATAGATTTGCTACAGCTTGTCCTTAGTTTTGAAACAAAGGATCCTCTCATCCTGTCCTGTGTGCTCACCAATGTCTCTGCTCTCTTCCCATTTGTCACTTACCGACCAGAATACCTACCACAAGTACTCGCCAAG CTCTTTGCTTCCGTTACCTTTGAAGTCATAGAAGAAAGCAAG TTTGTTATGTCTGTCCAGGCTCCTAGAACTCGAGCAGTGAAGAATGTGAGAAGGCATGCATGCTCCTCAATCATAAAGATGTGTCGGGATTACCCTCAGCTTGTCCTG CCAAACTTTGAGATGTTGTACAACCATGTGAAGCAGCTGCTCTCCAATGAGCTACTTCTGACTCAGATGGAGAAGTGTGCTCTTATGGAGGCCCTTGTTCTTATCAGCAACCAGTTCAAGGACTACGAGCGGCAGAAAGCTTTTCTGGAGGAGCTCCTGGCTCCTGTGGCTGGCTTATGGCTCTCCCCAGAGATGCAGAG agTCCTCTCAGATCCTGAAGCCTTTATCTCCTATGTGGGTGCAGACAACAAAATTGCCGATCCGGTCTTGGAGGATCCGAGTGGCCTAAACCGCTCTAGA ATAAGCTTTTGTGTGTACACCATTCTGGGAGTTGTGAAACGAGCTCGTTGGCCTGCTGCTACTGAAGAGGCAAAAGCTGGAGGATTCTTGTTGGGATACATGCCCAGTGGAACCCCAATCTACCGTAATCCCTGCACTGAACAGATCCTGAAGCTTCTTGACAATTTACTTGCTCTTATAAG GACTCACAACAATCTCTACACGCCAGAGATGGTGGCTAGGCTGGGGGAAACGTTTGCAAAGGCCTTGGACATGCTGGAGGTGGAGAAGAATGCCATTCTAG GTCTCCCTCAGCCTCTACTGGAGCTTTATGATTCTCCTGTTTACAAAACAGTCTTAGAAAGGATGCAGGGCTTCTTTTGTACCCTCTACGACAACTG TTTCCACATCCTGGGAAATGCAGGCCCCTCCATGCAACAGGACTTCTACACCGTCGAGGGTCTTGCCACCCAGCTCCTCAGTTCAGCTTTCATCAACCTCAACAACATTCCTGATTACAGACTGCGTCCCATGCTCC GTGTGTTTGTGAAGCCCTTGGTACTCTCCTGCCCTTCAGAATACTACGAAACCCTTGTCTGCCCCATGCTGGGACCTCTCTTTACCTATCTGCATGTG AGGTTGTCTCAGAAATGGCAGGTGATCAATCAGCGAAGCATGCTCTG TGAGGATGACACTGCAGATGACAACCCTGAGTCTCAGGAGATGCTTGAGGAACAGCTGGTCAGGCTGCTGACCCGAGAAGTCATGGATCTCATCA CTGTTTGCTGTGTTTCAAAGAAAGGTGGTGAGCATAACACTACTGCTGCTGTAGATGGAGATG atgaTGAGGCAATGGCCACAGAGGTGACTCCTCCTGCCAGCGCAGAGCTCACTGAGCTTGGCAAGTGTCTCATGAAGCAGGAG GATGTCTGCACTGCACTGCTGATCACTGCCTACACATCTCTCTGCTGGAAGGACACCTTGTCCTGCCAAAGAACCACAACACAGCTTTGCTGGCCACTGCTCAAACAG GTCCTTCCAGGAAACCTCCTGCCTGATGCTGTGTCCTGGTTTTTCACAAGTGTGCTGAAGGGCTTACAGATACACGGGCAGCATGATGGCTGCATGGCAGCTCTTGTCCACCTGGCTTTCCAGATCTACGAGGCCTTG CGCCCTCGCTACGCTGAGCTGAAGGCTGTGATGGAGCAGGTCCCAGACATCCAGAGGGACTCTCTGGAGCAGTTTGACTCAAAGCTTCTCAACCCAACACTGCAGAAGGTGGCAGACAAGCGCCGAAAGGATCATTTCAAGCGCCTCATTGCAGGTTGCATTGGG AAGTCCCTTGGGGAGCAGTTCCGCAAGGAGGTGCACATCCGGAACCTTCCATCACTCTTCAAAAAGGTGAAGCCGTTATTGGAGACAGATGTGATAGAAAATGAGGAGGGAGAAGTCCTCACTGCATTCTTTGAGCCCTGA
- the XPO5 gene encoding exportin-5 isoform X3 — MSAEQVSSLCEQLVKAVTVIMDPASTQRYRLEALKFCEEFKEKCPICVPCGLKLAEKTQTAIVRHFGLQILEHVVKFRWNNMPRLEKVYLKNNVMGLISSGTQSILEEESHIKDVLSRIVVEMIKREWPQHWPDMLKELDTLSKQGETQTELVMFILLRLAEDVVTFQTLPTQRRRDIQQTLTQNMEKIFSFLLTALQQNVNKYRRMVGAPQEQEALTTPQKTDVGQEPKAQANCRVGMAALNTLAGYIDWVALSHITADNCKLLEMLCLLLNEPELQVGAAECLLIAVSRKGKLEDRKPLMVLFGDVAMHYILSAAQTADGGGLVEKHYVFLKRLCQVLCALGSQLCALVGSDSDVEMPPNFGKYLDSFLAFTTHPSQFLRSSTQITWGALFRHEVLSRDPLLLAMIPKYLRASMTNLVKVGFPSKSDSPSCEYSRFDFDSDEDFNAFFNSFRAQQGEVMRMACRLDPRTGFQMAGEWLKYQLTAPVDTGPMNSKTGEGLCSVFSPSFVQWDAMTFFSESVISQMFRTLDKDEIPVNDGIDLLQLVLSFETKDPLILSCVLTNVSALFPFVTYRPEYLPQVLAKLFASVTFEVIEESKAPRTRAVKNVRRHACSSIIKMCRDYPQLVLPNFEMLYNHVKQLLSNELLLTQMEKCALMEALVLISNQFKDYERQKAFLEELLAPVAGLWLSPEMQRVLSDPEAFISYVGADNKIADPVLEDPSGLNRSRISFCVYTILGVVKRARWPAATEEAKAGGFLLGYMPSGTPIYRNPCTEQILKLLDNLLALIRTHNNLYTPEMVARLGETFAKALDMLEVEKNAILGLPQPLLELYDSPVYKTVLERMQGFFCTLYDNCFHILGNAGPSMQQDFYTVEGLATQLLSSAFINLNNIPDYRLRPMLRVFVKPLVLSCPSEYYETLVCPMLGPLFTYLHVRLSQKWQVINQRSMLCEDDTADDNPESQEMLEEQLVRLLTREVMDLITVCCVSKKGGEHNTTAAVDGDDDEAMATEVTPPASAELTELGKCLMKQEDVCTALLITAYTSLCWKDTLSCQRTTTQLCWPLLKQVLPGNLLPDAVSWFFTSVLKGLQIHGQHDGCMAALVHLAFQIYEALRPRYAELKAVMEQVPDIQRDSLEQFDSKLLNPTLQKVADKRRKDHFKRLIAGCIGKSLGEQFRKEVHIRNLPSLFKKVKPLLETDVIENEEGEVLTAFFEP; from the exons ATGTCCGCCGAGCAGGTGAGCAGCCTCTGCGAGCAGCTGGTGAAGGCGGTGACGGTGATCATGGACCCGGCCTCCACGCAGCGCTACCGCCTGGAGGCACTCAAG TTCTGCGAGGAGTTCAAGGAGAAGTGTCCCATATGCGTGCCCTGCGGGCTGAAGCTGGCGGAGAAGACACAGACGGCCATCGTCCGGCACTTCGGCCTTCAGATCTTGGAGCATGTGGTCAA GTTCCGCTGGAACAATATGCCTCGACTAGAAAAAGTGTATCTAAAGAACAATGTCATGGGCCTCATATCCAGT GGAACTCAGAGTATTCTGGAGGAGGAGAGTCACATTAAGGATGTTCTGTCCCGCATTGTGGTGGAGATGATCAAGCGGGAATGGCCTCAGCACTGGCCTGACATGCTGAAGGAACTGGATACCCTCTCCAAGCAAGGG GAGACTCAAACAGAACTGGTGATGTTCATCCTCCTACGTTTGGCAGAGGATGTGGTGACCTTTCAAACTCTACCTACTCAGCGGCGACGAGATATCCAGCAAACCCTCACCCAGAACATGGAGAAAATCTTCAGCTTTCTACTAACTGCTCTGCAACAGAATGTCAACAAGTACAGACGCATG GTTGGAGCACCCCAGGAGCAAGAAGCCCTCACCACTCCACAG aagactgatgTGGGTCAGGAGCCAAAG GCCCAGGCAAACTGCCGCGTGGGGATGGCAGCACTCAACACCTTAGCTGGCTACATTGACTGGGTGGCCCTGAGCCACATCACAGCAGACAACTGCAAGCTCTTGGAGATGTTGTGTCTGCTCCTAAATGAGCCTGAGCTGCAAGTAGGAGCAGCAGAGTGTCTCCTGATTGCTGTCAGCAGGAAA GGTAAGCTGGAGGATCGGAAGCCTCTGATGGTCTTGTTTGGAGACGTTGCCATGCACTACATTCTCTCTGCTGCCCA GACAGCAGATGGAGGAGGCCTGGTGGAGAAGCACTATGTTTTCTTGAAGAGACTTTGCCAAGTTTTGTGTGCATTGGGCAGCCAGCTATGTGCATTGGTA GGCTCAGATTCAGATGTGGAAATGCCACCGAACTTTGGAAAGTACCTTGACTCATTTTTGGCATTCACAACCCATCCTAGCCAG TTTCTGCGCTCTTCTACCCAGATCACATGGGGAGCCCTCTTTCGCCATGAAGTTCTGTCTCGTGACCCCCTGCTGCTGGCTATGATCCCCAAGTATCTCCGTGCATCAATGACCAACCTAGTGAAG GTGGGCTTTCCCTCTAAATCAGACAGCCCGAGTTGTGAATATTCCCGCTTTGATTTTGATAGTGATGAAGACTTCAATGCCTTCTTCAACT CTTTCCGAGCCCAGCAAGGAGAGGTGATGAGGATGGCTTGTCGGCTCGACCCTCGGACAGGCTTCCAAATGGCTGGTGAATGGCTGAAGTATCAACTCACAGCTCCTGTTGATACTGGACCCATGAACT CTAAGACAGGTGAAGGTCTCTGCTCCGTCTTCTCTCCATCCTTTGTGCAGTGGGATGCCATGACCTTCTTCTCAGAGAGCGTCATCAGCCAGATGTTTCGAACCCTGGATAAAGAC GAGATCCCAGTGAATGATGGCATAGATTTGCTACAGCTTGTCCTTAGTTTTGAAACAAAGGATCCTCTCATCCTGTCCTGTGTGCTCACCAATGTCTCTGCTCTCTTCCCATTTGTCACTTACCGACCAGAATACCTACCACAAGTACTCGCCAAG CTCTTTGCTTCCGTTACCTTTGAAGTCATAGAAGAAAGCAAG GCTCCTAGAACTCGAGCAGTGAAGAATGTGAGAAGGCATGCATGCTCCTCAATCATAAAGATGTGTCGGGATTACCCTCAGCTTGTCCTG CCAAACTTTGAGATGTTGTACAACCATGTGAAGCAGCTGCTCTCCAATGAGCTACTTCTGACTCAGATGGAGAAGTGTGCTCTTATGGAGGCCCTTGTTCTTATCAGCAACCAGTTCAAGGACTACGAGCGGCAGAAAGCTTTTCTGGAGGAGCTCCTGGCTCCTGTGGCTGGCTTATGGCTCTCCCCAGAGATGCAGAG agTCCTCTCAGATCCTGAAGCCTTTATCTCCTATGTGGGTGCAGACAACAAAATTGCCGATCCGGTCTTGGAGGATCCGAGTGGCCTAAACCGCTCTAGA ATAAGCTTTTGTGTGTACACCATTCTGGGAGTTGTGAAACGAGCTCGTTGGCCTGCTGCTACTGAAGAGGCAAAAGCTGGAGGATTCTTGTTGGGATACATGCCCAGTGGAACCCCAATCTACCGTAATCCCTGCACTGAACAGATCCTGAAGCTTCTTGACAATTTACTTGCTCTTATAAG GACTCACAACAATCTCTACACGCCAGAGATGGTGGCTAGGCTGGGGGAAACGTTTGCAAAGGCCTTGGACATGCTGGAGGTGGAGAAGAATGCCATTCTAG GTCTCCCTCAGCCTCTACTGGAGCTTTATGATTCTCCTGTTTACAAAACAGTCTTAGAAAGGATGCAGGGCTTCTTTTGTACCCTCTACGACAACTG TTTCCACATCCTGGGAAATGCAGGCCCCTCCATGCAACAGGACTTCTACACCGTCGAGGGTCTTGCCACCCAGCTCCTCAGTTCAGCTTTCATCAACCTCAACAACATTCCTGATTACAGACTGCGTCCCATGCTCC GTGTGTTTGTGAAGCCCTTGGTACTCTCCTGCCCTTCAGAATACTACGAAACCCTTGTCTGCCCCATGCTGGGACCTCTCTTTACCTATCTGCATGTG AGGTTGTCTCAGAAATGGCAGGTGATCAATCAGCGAAGCATGCTCTG TGAGGATGACACTGCAGATGACAACCCTGAGTCTCAGGAGATGCTTGAGGAACAGCTGGTCAGGCTGCTGACCCGAGAAGTCATGGATCTCATCA CTGTTTGCTGTGTTTCAAAGAAAGGTGGTGAGCATAACACTACTGCTGCTGTAGATGGAGATG atgaTGAGGCAATGGCCACAGAGGTGACTCCTCCTGCCAGCGCAGAGCTCACTGAGCTTGGCAAGTGTCTCATGAAGCAGGAG GATGTCTGCACTGCACTGCTGATCACTGCCTACACATCTCTCTGCTGGAAGGACACCTTGTCCTGCCAAAGAACCACAACACAGCTTTGCTGGCCACTGCTCAAACAG GTCCTTCCAGGAAACCTCCTGCCTGATGCTGTGTCCTGGTTTTTCACAAGTGTGCTGAAGGGCTTACAGATACACGGGCAGCATGATGGCTGCATGGCAGCTCTTGTCCACCTGGCTTTCCAGATCTACGAGGCCTTG CGCCCTCGCTACGCTGAGCTGAAGGCTGTGATGGAGCAGGTCCCAGACATCCAGAGGGACTCTCTGGAGCAGTTTGACTCAAAGCTTCTCAACCCAACACTGCAGAAGGTGGCAGACAAGCGCCGAAAGGATCATTTCAAGCGCCTCATTGCAGGTTGCATTGGG AAGTCCCTTGGGGAGCAGTTCCGCAAGGAGGTGCACATCCGGAACCTTCCATCACTCTTCAAAAAGGTGAAGCCGTTATTGGAGACAGATGTGATAGAAAATGAGGAGGGAGAAGTCCTCACTGCATTCTTTGAGCCCTGA
- the XPO5 gene encoding exportin-5 isoform X4, which translates to MSAEQVSSLCEQLVKAVTVIMDPASTQRYRLEALKFCEEFKEKCPICVPCGLKLAEKTQTAIVRHFGLQILEHVVKFRWNNMPRLEKVYLKNNVMGLISSGTQSILEEESHIKDVLSRIVVEMIKREWPQHWPDMLKELDTLSKQGETQTELVMFILLRLAEDVVTFQTLPTQRRRDIQQTLTQNMEKIFSFLLTALQQNVNKYRRMKTDVGQEPKAQANCRVGMAALNTLAGYIDWVALSHITADNCKLLEMLCLLLNEPELQVGAAECLLIAVSRKGKLEDRKPLMVLFGDVAMHYILSAAQTADGGGLVEKHYVFLKRLCQVLCALGSQLCALVGSDSDVEMPPNFGKYLDSFLAFTTHPSQFLRSSTQITWGALFRHEVLSRDPLLLAMIPKYLRASMTNLVKVGFPSKSDSPSCEYSRFDFDSDEDFNAFFNSFRAQQGEVMRMACRLDPRTGFQMAGEWLKYQLTAPVDTGPMNSKTGEGLCSVFSPSFVQWDAMTFFSESVISQMFRTLDKDEIPVNDGIDLLQLVLSFETKDPLILSCVLTNVSALFPFVTYRPEYLPQVLAKLFASVTFEVIEESKFVMSVQAPRTRAVKNVRRHACSSIIKMCRDYPQLVLPNFEMLYNHVKQLLSNELLLTQMEKCALMEALVLISNQFKDYERQKAFLEELLAPVAGLWLSPEMQRVLSDPEAFISYVGADNKIADPVLEDPSGLNRSRISFCVYTILGVVKRARWPAATEEAKAGGFLLGYMPSGTPIYRNPCTEQILKLLDNLLALIRTHNNLYTPEMVARLGETFAKALDMLEVEKNAILGLPQPLLELYDSPVYKTVLERMQGFFCTLYDNCFHILGNAGPSMQQDFYTVEGLATQLLSSAFINLNNIPDYRLRPMLRVFVKPLVLSCPSEYYETLVCPMLGPLFTYLHVRLSQKWQVINQRSMLCEDDTADDNPESQEMLEEQLVRLLTREVMDLITVCCVSKKGGEHNTTAAVDGDDDEAMATEVTPPASAELTELGKCLMKQEDVCTALLITAYTSLCWKDTLSCQRTTTQLCWPLLKQVLPGNLLPDAVSWFFTSVLKGLQIHGQHDGCMAALVHLAFQIYEALRPRYAELKAVMEQVPDIQRDSLEQFDSKLLNPTLQKVADKRRKDHFKRLIAGCIGKSLGEQFRKEVHIRNLPSLFKKVKPLLETDVIENEEGEVLTAFFEP; encoded by the exons ATGTCCGCCGAGCAGGTGAGCAGCCTCTGCGAGCAGCTGGTGAAGGCGGTGACGGTGATCATGGACCCGGCCTCCACGCAGCGCTACCGCCTGGAGGCACTCAAG TTCTGCGAGGAGTTCAAGGAGAAGTGTCCCATATGCGTGCCCTGCGGGCTGAAGCTGGCGGAGAAGACACAGACGGCCATCGTCCGGCACTTCGGCCTTCAGATCTTGGAGCATGTGGTCAA GTTCCGCTGGAACAATATGCCTCGACTAGAAAAAGTGTATCTAAAGAACAATGTCATGGGCCTCATATCCAGT GGAACTCAGAGTATTCTGGAGGAGGAGAGTCACATTAAGGATGTTCTGTCCCGCATTGTGGTGGAGATGATCAAGCGGGAATGGCCTCAGCACTGGCCTGACATGCTGAAGGAACTGGATACCCTCTCCAAGCAAGGG GAGACTCAAACAGAACTGGTGATGTTCATCCTCCTACGTTTGGCAGAGGATGTGGTGACCTTTCAAACTCTACCTACTCAGCGGCGACGAGATATCCAGCAAACCCTCACCCAGAACATGGAGAAAATCTTCAGCTTTCTACTAACTGCTCTGCAACAGAATGTCAACAAGTACAGACGCATG aagactgatgTGGGTCAGGAGCCAAAG GCCCAGGCAAACTGCCGCGTGGGGATGGCAGCACTCAACACCTTAGCTGGCTACATTGACTGGGTGGCCCTGAGCCACATCACAGCAGACAACTGCAAGCTCTTGGAGATGTTGTGTCTGCTCCTAAATGAGCCTGAGCTGCAAGTAGGAGCAGCAGAGTGTCTCCTGATTGCTGTCAGCAGGAAA GGTAAGCTGGAGGATCGGAAGCCTCTGATGGTCTTGTTTGGAGACGTTGCCATGCACTACATTCTCTCTGCTGCCCA GACAGCAGATGGAGGAGGCCTGGTGGAGAAGCACTATGTTTTCTTGAAGAGACTTTGCCAAGTTTTGTGTGCATTGGGCAGCCAGCTATGTGCATTGGTA GGCTCAGATTCAGATGTGGAAATGCCACCGAACTTTGGAAAGTACCTTGACTCATTTTTGGCATTCACAACCCATCCTAGCCAG TTTCTGCGCTCTTCTACCCAGATCACATGGGGAGCCCTCTTTCGCCATGAAGTTCTGTCTCGTGACCCCCTGCTGCTGGCTATGATCCCCAAGTATCTCCGTGCATCAATGACCAACCTAGTGAAG GTGGGCTTTCCCTCTAAATCAGACAGCCCGAGTTGTGAATATTCCCGCTTTGATTTTGATAGTGATGAAGACTTCAATGCCTTCTTCAACT CTTTCCGAGCCCAGCAAGGAGAGGTGATGAGGATGGCTTGTCGGCTCGACCCTCGGACAGGCTTCCAAATGGCTGGTGAATGGCTGAAGTATCAACTCACAGCTCCTGTTGATACTGGACCCATGAACT CTAAGACAGGTGAAGGTCTCTGCTCCGTCTTCTCTCCATCCTTTGTGCAGTGGGATGCCATGACCTTCTTCTCAGAGAGCGTCATCAGCCAGATGTTTCGAACCCTGGATAAAGAC GAGATCCCAGTGAATGATGGCATAGATTTGCTACAGCTTGTCCTTAGTTTTGAAACAAAGGATCCTCTCATCCTGTCCTGTGTGCTCACCAATGTCTCTGCTCTCTTCCCATTTGTCACTTACCGACCAGAATACCTACCACAAGTACTCGCCAAG CTCTTTGCTTCCGTTACCTTTGAAGTCATAGAAGAAAGCAAG TTTGTTATGTCTGTCCAGGCTCCTAGAACTCGAGCAGTGAAGAATGTGAGAAGGCATGCATGCTCCTCAATCATAAAGATGTGTCGGGATTACCCTCAGCTTGTCCTG CCAAACTTTGAGATGTTGTACAACCATGTGAAGCAGCTGCTCTCCAATGAGCTACTTCTGACTCAGATGGAGAAGTGTGCTCTTATGGAGGCCCTTGTTCTTATCAGCAACCAGTTCAAGGACTACGAGCGGCAGAAAGCTTTTCTGGAGGAGCTCCTGGCTCCTGTGGCTGGCTTATGGCTCTCCCCAGAGATGCAGAG agTCCTCTCAGATCCTGAAGCCTTTATCTCCTATGTGGGTGCAGACAACAAAATTGCCGATCCGGTCTTGGAGGATCCGAGTGGCCTAAACCGCTCTAGA ATAAGCTTTTGTGTGTACACCATTCTGGGAGTTGTGAAACGAGCTCGTTGGCCTGCTGCTACTGAAGAGGCAAAAGCTGGAGGATTCTTGTTGGGATACATGCCCAGTGGAACCCCAATCTACCGTAATCCCTGCACTGAACAGATCCTGAAGCTTCTTGACAATTTACTTGCTCTTATAAG GACTCACAACAATCTCTACACGCCAGAGATGGTGGCTAGGCTGGGGGAAACGTTTGCAAAGGCCTTGGACATGCTGGAGGTGGAGAAGAATGCCATTCTAG GTCTCCCTCAGCCTCTACTGGAGCTTTATGATTCTCCTGTTTACAAAACAGTCTTAGAAAGGATGCAGGGCTTCTTTTGTACCCTCTACGACAACTG TTTCCACATCCTGGGAAATGCAGGCCCCTCCATGCAACAGGACTTCTACACCGTCGAGGGTCTTGCCACCCAGCTCCTCAGTTCAGCTTTCATCAACCTCAACAACATTCCTGATTACAGACTGCGTCCCATGCTCC GTGTGTTTGTGAAGCCCTTGGTACTCTCCTGCCCTTCAGAATACTACGAAACCCTTGTCTGCCCCATGCTGGGACCTCTCTTTACCTATCTGCATGTG AGGTTGTCTCAGAAATGGCAGGTGATCAATCAGCGAAGCATGCTCTG TGAGGATGACACTGCAGATGACAACCCTGAGTCTCAGGAGATGCTTGAGGAACAGCTGGTCAGGCTGCTGACCCGAGAAGTCATGGATCTCATCA CTGTTTGCTGTGTTTCAAAGAAAGGTGGTGAGCATAACACTACTGCTGCTGTAGATGGAGATG atgaTGAGGCAATGGCCACAGAGGTGACTCCTCCTGCCAGCGCAGAGCTCACTGAGCTTGGCAAGTGTCTCATGAAGCAGGAG GATGTCTGCACTGCACTGCTGATCACTGCCTACACATCTCTCTGCTGGAAGGACACCTTGTCCTGCCAAAGAACCACAACACAGCTTTGCTGGCCACTGCTCAAACAG GTCCTTCCAGGAAACCTCCTGCCTGATGCTGTGTCCTGGTTTTTCACAAGTGTGCTGAAGGGCTTACAGATACACGGGCAGCATGATGGCTGCATGGCAGCTCTTGTCCACCTGGCTTTCCAGATCTACGAGGCCTTG CGCCCTCGCTACGCTGAGCTGAAGGCTGTGATGGAGCAGGTCCCAGACATCCAGAGGGACTCTCTGGAGCAGTTTGACTCAAAGCTTCTCAACCCAACACTGCAGAAGGTGGCAGACAAGCGCCGAAAGGATCATTTCAAGCGCCTCATTGCAGGTTGCATTGGG AAGTCCCTTGGGGAGCAGTTCCGCAAGGAGGTGCACATCCGGAACCTTCCATCACTCTTCAAAAAGGTGAAGCCGTTATTGGAGACAGATGTGATAGAAAATGAGGAGGGAGAAGTCCTCACTGCATTCTTTGAGCCCTGA